CTCGACAACGCAGCGCAAATCCTCGGCAATTCCGCTCGCGCCCTGAGCCATCCCGATCTGATTCCGTTGTTTCTCGGCATCGTAATCGGTGTGGCCGTCGGCAGCATCCCGATTGACGTGCCGGGCGTGCCCGCACCGGTAAAGCTCGGGCTTGCGGGCGGCCCGTTGATAACCGCGATTCTGTTAAGCCAGGTTCAGCGCGTCGGACCGCTCGTGTGGTACCTGCCCGAAAGCGCATCGTTCGTCTTGCGCGAATTGGGCATCGTAATCTTCCTCGCGTGCGTGGGACTGAAATCCGGCGAACACTTCGTAGCGACGCTCTTCAGCACGGAAGGCGCGGTCTGCGTCGCGCTCGGCGCGTGCGTCACCTTCGTTCCGATAATCGTCGCGGGCGCCATCGCGCGCCGCGTGATGAAGCTGAATTACTTGTCCGTCTGCGGGCTGCTTGCGGGCAGCATGACCGATCCACCCGCGCTGGCATTCGCGACAAACGTAACCGCATCCGACGCGCCGACGGTCTCGTATGCCGCCGTATATCCGCTTACGATGGTCGCGCGCATTGTCACGGCGCAGATTATTGTTTTGGTGGCTGCGGGATGACAAGGAGACTTCCCCCTAAATCCCCCTTCAAAGGGGGACTTAATGCGGCGCAAATGACGTCGTTCGCCAATTCTTAAAGTCCCCCTTTGAAGGGGGATTTAGGGGGATGTTACCGCGCGCTCACCGTGTCGCATTCCTTCCCACTGCTTTGGCAGAATTCCGCACAGAAGGAGACACTCATGATTGTACGCATTCTCATAGCGGCCGCTGTCGCGGTCAGCGCGGTTGCCCAATCGAAGATCGTCATCGCGCATAGGGGCGCGTCGGGGTATGTGCCGGAGCACACGCTCGAGGCGTATGCGATGGCGCATGCAATGGGCGCGGACTACATCGAGCCGGACGTCGTGCTGACGAAGGACAAAGTCTTCATCTGCCTGCACGACATTCATCTCGAAGGAACAACAAACGTCGAGCAGGTGTTTCCGGATCGCAAGCGAGCGGACGGCAAGTGGTATGCGGCGGACTTCACGCTCGCGGAGATCAAGCAACTCGGCGCGCACGAGCGGTTGAAGAACCGGTTCCCGCAGGACAAATCGTCATTCCAGGTGCCTGCGTTTGCGGAGATGATCGAACTCGTGCAGGGACTCAACAAGACAACGGGCCGCGAAGCGGGAATCTATCCCGAGTTAAAGGAACCGGCGTGGCATCGCGACAACGGCCTGCCGATGGAAGAGGCGTTTCTCGAACTCGTGACGCAGTACGGCTACTCCGGCGAGGACGCAAAAATCTTCGTACAGTGTTTCGAGCCGAGTCCTTTGAAGCGCATGCGCGCCGACCTGAAGTCTGACTTGCCGCAGATTCAACTCATGGGTGGTCAAAGAGAGTTTGCGCCGATGATGACCAACGAGGGACTCGCGGAAATCGCCACATACGCCAACGGCATCGGTCCCGATATCGGCACCGTTGAGAAATCCCCCGACCTCGTCGCGCGCGCACACGCAGCGAAATTGCTTGTCCATCCCTACACGCTGCGGAAGGATTCGCTGCCGCCGAAGTACACCGCATTCGACAATGCCGCGAATCAGTTCTACAATGTGTACGGTGTGGATGGACTTTTCACCGATCACGCGGATTTGGCGATTCAATTCCTGAAGCGGCCGGCGAAATAGACGGGGCCCCTATCGGGTTCGGTGCATTCTGGGGGAAACGAGCATGGCATTGGCGTCGCGGTTTTGGACGACGATGTA
The DNA window shown above is from Candidatus Hydrogenedentota bacterium and carries:
- the glpQ gene encoding glycerophosphodiester phosphodiesterase, yielding MIVRILIAAAVAVSAVAQSKIVIAHRGASGYVPEHTLEAYAMAHAMGADYIEPDVVLTKDKVFICLHDIHLEGTTNVEQVFPDRKRADGKWYAADFTLAEIKQLGAHERLKNRFPQDKSSFQVPAFAEMIELVQGLNKTTGREAGIYPELKEPAWHRDNGLPMEEAFLELVTQYGYSGEDAKIFVQCFEPSPLKRMRADLKSDLPQIQLMGGQREFAPMMTNEGLAEIATYANGIGPDIGTVEKSPDLVARAHAAKLLVHPYTLRKDSLPPKYTAFDNAANQFYNVYGVDGLFTDHADLAIQFLKRPAK